From the Kribbella sp. CA-293567 genome, the window GGTGCGCAGATCCCGCGCAAGACCCCGACCTACACCCCGGCCGAGATCGAGGCGCTGGCGGCGTACGTCGCCTCCCTCGCCCCCGGCCCGGCGGTTCCGGCCGAGGACTCGTACGACATCAGCAAGGTCACCGACGAGCAGGTCACCCGCGGTGGCGAGCTGTTCCGGACCAACTGCACGGCGTGCCACAACTTCGCCGGCAAGGGTGGCGCGCTGCCGAACGGCCGCTACGCCCCGTCGCTGATGAACGTCGACCCCAAGCACATCTACGAGGCCATGCTCACCGGCCCGCAGCAGATGCCGGTCTTCTCCGACCAGGTCCTGCAGCCGGACGACAAGCGTGACGTGATCGCGTACCTGCACGCGCTGCAGGAGCAGAAGGACCCGGGTGGCTTCGGTCTCGGCCGCCTCGGCCCGGTCTCCGAGGGTCTGTGGGGCTGGCTGGTCGGTA encodes:
- the qcrC gene encoding cytochrome bc1 complex diheme cytochrome c subunit, with amino-acid sequence MSEKRISLSPARFLSARRRHRSAGLVVLLFGLLAVGSVYAAFAPDTAVADNSAQSQQIEEGKKLFAVGCASCHGLNAEGGGNGEGKLAGPSLIGVGAAAVDFQVGTGRMPAMQPGAQIPRKTPTYTPAEIEALAAYVASLAPGPAVPAEDSYDISKVTDEQVTRGGELFRTNCTACHNFAGKGGALPNGRYAPSLMNVDPKHIYEAMLTGPQQMPVFSDQVLQPDDKRDVIAYLHALQEQKDPGGFGLGRLGPVSEGLWGWLVGIGLLVGMSVWIGAKGVKAKGAQAK